The window AGAAGAAGGGTGGGGAAAATTTAAACATGGTCCTTATACCACATACACCATGAGGTCAGCTCTGCAAGGGATCTCTGCACCCACAGAGCAACATCTCAGACTCCCCTGGAGTGAGGACCCAGTGCATACTCATGATCTAATTAATCAGAATAAATGTCACCTTTCAGGTCACCTGAGCCCATCTGGAAGTAGAATAGTCACTGTTGTCCCTCCAGGGCAGTGAGCAGTGTGCACCGATGGTCCCTGTGCTCCAGAGGGACGGGGGAGCATCCAACTGTGACTTTCTCCCTCCTGCTGCCTCTGGCCTTCCCTCTGCCCCCCATGTCTGGGCTCAGGGCCATGCCACCCCACAGAGCTGGAAACCTCTCCGGGGTCTCCCAGCAGGAGTTTGTGCTGGTGGGATTTGAAGGTGGTCCTGAGACCCAGGCCCTGCTCTTTGTGGTGTTCCTGGCCCTGTACGTGGTCACCATCCTGGGGAACCTCACCATGATCGTGGTCATCACCCTGGATGCCCACCTCCActcccccatgtacttcttcctcaagAACCTGTCCTTCCTGGACCTGTGCTACTCGTCCGTCATCACTCCCAATGCCCTCGCCAACTTCTTCTCCTCCACCAAGATCATCACCCTCATGGGCTGTGCCTCCCAGTTATTTTCGTTCTTCTCTCTGGGTAGCACTGAGGCTTTCCTGCTGGCcgtcatggcctatgaccgcttcaTGGCCATCTGCAGCCCCCTGCGCTACCCCATCACCATGCGCCCTTTGACCTGCACCCGTCTGGTGCTGGGCTCCTACTGTGGAGGCTGCCTCAACTCCATCGTGCAGACCAGCTTCACGTTCCGTCTCCCATTCTGCGGCTCCCACCACAtcaaccacttcttctgtgacgTGCCCCCACTGCTCCAGCTCGCCTGCACGGACACATCCCTCAATGAGCTAGTCATGTTTGGACTCTGTGGATGCATCGTTGTGAGCACCACATTCGTGATCCTGGTGTCCTACAGCTTCATCACCATGACTGTCCTGAAGATGCGCTCTGCGGCCGGGCGACGGAAGGTCTTCTCCACCTGTGGCTCCCACTTGACTGCAGTCTCCCTGTTTTATGGGACCGCATTTGTCATTTATGCACAGCCAGGAGGTGTGGATTCCTTGGAGCAGGGAAAGATAATGTCCATTTCCTACACCCTGGTCATCCCAATGCTGAACCCCCTCATCTACAGTCTACGGAACAAGGACGTGAAGGAGGCCCTGCGGAGGCTGTGGCAGAGACATGCGGCCACGTGAAAGAGGGTGGCCAGGGAGAGATGGTGTCCCGGGGGCAAGAGGGAGGCTcagaaaacactgggtgtgcTTTCAGgggtccatccatccattcattgcACCCTCTTGACAGCATTAGGGACAGGAATTTACATGAGATCCACACTGATAAGGGATGATCTTTGCCCCCAGAAGATCACCACTCTGTGGAATGATGACCTTCATCAGCTGAGTTGGGCCATGCAGTGGGCAGGACAATAGCAGAACCTGGACCAGCATGTGAGTGACATCACTACCTGCCAGAGTCACTGAATACAATAGTCAGGATCGTGTCcttctctcttttggttaatATGAGTAATGTGGTTGTGTGATCTGGGAATCCCCTGGAGCATCTTACCTGGGAGCTTCAGGGGCTTGGGCCAGAGGTCACCGTGTTGTGAGTTGCATAGTTTGCATATATCGTTAGTCAAAAAGGCATCCCTGTGGTTCCCCCCCcccttccatttccttctctaAGTAACCCCGAGCTGCCCCACAGGCCCACACAGGGAGCCTGCTCTCCTGCTCCAGGTGCTTCTCCTGGGAAGCTCCCGAAACAACCATCTGGCTTTGAAGACCCAGCTGGAACACCACAGGTGCCGGGAATTCAGCATCCACCAGCTACCTGGGGGCAGAACAGGTTCTGCTTTGCTCTCCCTGTCATCTCAGAATCAGCACCCAGCTCTAGGTAATGGAACCCTGAGGAAATGGAGAAGAGGGATCTAAGGGTCAGGAGTGTTCTCATGGCACAGGGGGCAGCTCCAAGGGGCCTCCGTCCCCCGTCCCACCGTGGGTGTGTGGATTTCCTTTCTGGGTGGTGAGCCTCATCTTTTGTGTATATTTAGAGCCATCTGGATAATCTGTGTTGCTTGCTGTTGAtggttttcacttttcttttttaccatGTTGTTATTAGCTTTTTGATTTGTTAGAGtctgtttttgaaaaatatttggatattGAGTATACAATTTTCAACATTATTTTTCCCCTGTATGGAAGGGGCTGATGTCGAGTCCTTTAATTGGGTGGATAAGTTCAGAAAGGTGCAGGGAGCCTCCATGACATGTAATTAATATGAAAATttatgaaattgagaaaaattgagacatataaaattatttatttgtgttctGAGGAATCTACTTCAAGATGTCTACTTCAGGAAAAATGTTCCTCATTGGTGAATTGTCCATAAGTGTAAAAAGCAAAATTCATAAAAAATGTCCTTGTTACAGGTTGAATTGTTTCCCCAAATTTATGTTGAAATCCTACGTGGGGCATTTTGACTGTAAGCATATTAGGGAAAAGAaccattgcagatggaattagttaagccAAGTTGTACTGGAGTAGGGCTGtgccttaatctaatatggcttGTGTCCTAATAAGAAGGGGAGCaacaaagacagacagacagacagacgtgACCACAGGATGATGGACACATTGactgcagctgcagctgcaagaaggaaaggCCCAGGATGCAGAACCACCGGGAGCTGGAGGAGGACAGCTCAGATTCCCTCCCACAGGATCCAGAGGGAGCTCGGCTTGTGACATTGATCccagatttctagcctccagatcTGTAAGAATAAACGTCTCTTATTCGAATCTGCCTAATTTGTGGCACTTCATTATGACAACTGTAGGAAACGACACACCTGCAAAAGCAGAATGCCCCAACAAATAGAGGCCTATTCATAGGGAgttaaaacaattgaaaaatatgaTTTGGAATAAGGAAGGATCAGGAAATAAATgtagagggggaaaaaggaagcTGCAAATATACAGTCAGTGTCTAATGCTCAGTGtcaaattacacacacacatcacaataTGATGCCTCACTTGTGAGCACAGACACATCCAGGGAAGCCACTCTCAGAGCACAGCCCTGCTCCTGGGGGCTCTGGAGGAAGGTCAGGAGCTGGGCATAGGGACAAAGAGAACAAGGGCCCTCACCTGTGTGTGATGCGCTATTTTGCATTATTAGAAATAAAGACCCCtgtgccccacccacctgggGAACAGGTGAAGTCAGGTATGAGGATAGACCCACCTGGGAAGCAGGAGTGTCCCAGCCCTTCTCCTGTCCTGAGCCGTGACCCTCTCCATCCACGATCCACCCACAGGCGAGGCCACCTGCTCTCCACCACGGGGGCTGGTCCCCATTCAGGATGTCTCCTGGGTCCAGCCAGGACCTGGCACAGCCCCTCCTAAAGGTCGCTGATGGGTCTAATCATTGAGACTCTCCTGCAGGTACAGTGGCTGGAAAAGGGAAGGTGGAGCTCAGAGGAGGAACACTGGTCTGAGACCAGGCAGTCAGCATTTCCCACACTCCTTCCATCCCAGAAACTGTTGTTCTTGTAAAGAAAAAGCTCGTGTATTAACCTCACTCACACCTGACACACAGAGATACACGCTCTAGGACACCGCGGGGTTTGCTCTTAGGCCGGACTCCCTGGCAGGCTCGGGCCAGACTTGGGTGATCGAGGGCCCCCTGCTCTGTGTGGCTTTTCCTGATTGTCCAGGTTCACTTCTCTCTGGACAGGGGCCCGATTTAGACCCTAAATGACAGTCCCCTCAGAGCTCCATCTCTCCTCTTGTCTCCTGCAGTGGCCGACACTGCTCCACTCCAGGGTCATTGGACggcagctccacatgccccacttCTTGCTGGAGAAGAGAGACCAGTCTACACTGTGGAATGTGGTTTTCATCCACCTTGGGGGCAGGGACCCCGCCACTGAGAATTTCTATTCTGACAAGCATCTGAGCTTGATTGTTCCCCGTTTCTGGCTCTAAGTTCTGGTCGGGCCTTTCATTAGCCCTAGTGTCTCCCCCAGGCTGTGGAGAGGCACAGCACTGAAAAGGAGGGGTGCAGGGGAGGTCTGAGGGATGGCCGCTGAGCAGATGTCTGTGCTTCCCTGACACCCAGGGTGTGCAGTCGCTGGAAAAAGTGTGGCAGCTCCTCAGGGTCAAGTATAGAATTCCCGTACAGcccggcaatcccactgctaggatataccccaaagaatcCAACACAGGGACTTAGACAGCATTTTGCACACCAGGATCAGTCACAGCAGCGTTCGCAGTagcccacacacagacacaaccAAAGTGTCCCTCAGCAGTGGAGCAGACAGTCAAAACCTGGTGTACAGATCCAGGGGACTATTATTCAGCAGTGAAAACAAACTCGGTTCTGATACCTCTGTAAAGCGTAGGACacttgaagacaacatgttgcatgaaataagccacacacgaAAGAAAAACACTGTATGATCTCACATGTATAAAATAATTAGattatgcaaattcatagtcagaaattagaatacaggttaccaggggcagaggGGGGAGTGGGCATGGTAAGGTAAATCTTAAGCTCAGTGTCTGTGGGGTGACTGATGGGAAAGTTTAGGCAATGGATGGTGTTGATTGTAGCACAACACGGTGAATATCGTTGACACCACTGAGTTGTGTACATGAggtagttaaaagggaaattttatgtaGAGTATGTGTTACCACTaagttataaaaaacaaaacaatagaacttttctgtaaacctataacgtctctaataaaataaaagtgaaaaaaacccaTAGAATTGAAAACTCGAGTGAGCCCTAACATAAACAATGTACTTAGTTAATAATATAGATATCATATTCttggttcatcaactgtaacaaaagtaTCACATTAATACATAATGTTAACAATGGGGAAAACTGTGGGGGGGTGTTTATATGGCAACACTGTGCTTACTGAGTTATATTCCTGTAAACTTTACATTGGCTCTAAAAAAtacatctaaaaataaaatttacactgCCTAGAACTTTATTGGAATTGTAATCAAAGTAAATTCAAATTTGGAAACATCTTTTAATCTTGACAATACTGTTTCTTCCAATTCATAAAGAAGTTACATGCCTCATTTGTAtaagtttattttctctgttatgttttacatttttcatgcaCAGATCATAACCGTATTTTGTTAAATTGAATCCTGGTAATATACATTCTGGGTGCTATCTTAAGTAGTAATTTGAATTAATGTTGTTATTGTTCTTTTACTAGTATATAAAATGGAATTGATGTGTGCACCCTGATCCTGCTAATGTTTTCTTAATTCCAGAACTTCATTGTAGATTCTTTGGAATTGTCTATGAACACAGTCAGGTCATCTTAGATGAGAAGATTTAATTCCTTCTTTCTAAATGATATATCTTGGGTATCTTTTTCTTGTCCTGCTGCACTGATTGTGCTctgccagtacaatgttgaatagaaatggtgataATGGACACATTTGTCTTTTCTCAACCCGAGGATATAAACATCCCACCACTAAGTAGGATGTCATCTGCATGTCActcctttgtttatttctttctttaattatgccttgatttgttcatttattcattcacagagACCCTTTATCATTTTAAGAATGGTACTTTCTAATCCCTGGTGAGACATTTTTCCTTAATGAAGGCTGAACTCTATCATTTTTTCTGGAATTCTtgacaacaatttttttttattttcatgcctTAAAATAGGAAAAACGTTGTTTTTGGAAAAATCAATCTTGCATTCCTAAATCTAACCTCCTCTTGAAGTTATATGTTTTTGAACTATATCACAATTTGCTAATGTTATATTTAAGATTTTTGacctataaatttccttttttgaaatATCCTTGTAAGATGTGTTATCAGAGTCATACCAGACTTATTAAATGAGTTGGGAGTGTTTCCTCTTTTTATATTCTCCAGAGGAGTTTAACATAAAACTTAAGCTATTTCATTGTGGCAAAGTTTTAATTATTGAATTGATCTTCTcagttcagattttctgtttcatcAGGTGTTAGATCATTATTCAAGATCCTTTCAATCTTCAAGGACCCTGTCAATTAGATTTAGTGTGACAAATTATCAGTACAAAGTTGTTCACATATActatgttttaaatgtttacaagatatataaatatttattctaaaCACTAATTTCTTTCCATGAGTCTTACAAGATACCTATCCATTTTGCTAATTTTCCCAAACACATTTATTGGCTccactttctcttttttgtatgcttttaattctttgatttcaaAGATTCTTTCTATGTGCTTTGTGTctaatttgttattttcttcctagcTTCTTGTAATAGAAGTTATGATTACTGATTTTCAACCATCCTCCATTGTAATATTTGcagttaaaaatgtaaatttcacTGTGGCTCCAACTTAACTGCATTTCAAGATTgggattttatattatttttattgtcactAGATCAAATAGTTCTAATGCTTTGTGATAATTTTTTGACCCATCAGGTCCCTTAGTGTGTACAATTGCTTAATTTCCCACTTTTGTTGGGTGGGTTTAGGTTACTGATGTCTAGTCTGTGTCTAGTCTATACTCCATGTGATAAAATATCTTCTGAACTTTCTCAGGCTGTAGCTTAGTGATGCTCTATGTGCTTCTCGGGAATGTGTATCCTGCAGTGTCTGGATGCTGTGTTCTGTGTGTGCCACTTAGGGCCACGTGCTTACTGTTTGTATTCAAATCTGACAGATGAGTACTCTTTATTGCTTGCTTTACCACTTACAGGACTAGGTGTGCTAATATTTCAACCATGACTTGGATGtgtacattttctttcattctgtccACTTATCCTTAACACATTTTAAATCTATGTGAGTacacaaatttaatttttatacagcATTTGGTAGAACTGGCTGTTTTTCACTATGAAATGTCCCTGTCGTTGGGATGATGGAGAAAGTGGCGTGTGCCCAGGCAAAGGCACATGTGGGGACGTGAGGACAATGCTCTGGCTTAGAAAGACGAGCACCGAGTGCTGTCGGGGAAACTCCAGACGCAGAGCAGTGGAGCATTCTGAGCCTGTTTATACAAAGAGGCATGAAACAAAGCCTGTCAGCCTGGAGACCACCTCCGGGAACTTACACGTCTGACTGCTGCGGGGAAAGATTTTATTGAGGTTAATGGTGAgagtatttccttttcattttatcacTTTCTAATTCCTTGAATTTCTTCAAGCATGTGTTTGTTCTGAATTTTCACAATAAAGAACTTTAAACAGCTGGAAACACAacaaaataagaagaaatgaaagggaatTAGAGATGGCCTTACACAACTCCCTAACTCCCTAAAAGGAAGGTCATTTCTCAGGGCAATGGGCATTTTAGAGGCAGAATCACTCAACTGGGGTAAAAATGCTGACCTGCTGCCCAGGACGATCATCCCCAAGCCCCCGTTCCTCACACCAACAGGGTGAGATGGAGCAGGGGGAGGGGACAGACCAAGGGCTCCACACTGGGGCCTCTGGGCCCCTCCTAGGTGTCCCCTCCTTGTCCTGTGGCACCTCCAGGATGCCCTGGGGACTTTAGACTCCCAGCTCGGACATGGAGACAATCAGACAAGCATTGGCAACAGGACTGCAGCTTCTGGGGCCCAGGGAGTTGGCAGCCCCAGGGCACTGCAGGGACCAGTTCTCCCTAATCGGCCCAGTGAGGCCCCGAGTCCCAGCTGTGCTAGGGAGATAGAAACTTCCCAGCAGAGTGACCCTGGTGTGCTGGTTGCTTGACAAGGCACTGGGATGACAGGGAGGAGGTGCAGCTGCAGAAC of the Choloepus didactylus isolate mChoDid1 chromosome 9, mChoDid1.pri, whole genome shotgun sequence genome contains:
- the LOC119544669 gene encoding olfactory receptor 12-like, with the translated sequence MPPHRAGNLSGVSQQEFVLVGFEGGPETQALLFVVFLALYVVTILGNLTMIVVITLDAHLHSPMYFFLKNLSFLDLCYSSVITPNALANFFSSTKIITLMGCASQLFSFFSLGSTEAFLLAVMAYDRFMAICSPLRYPITMRPLTCTRLVLGSYCGGCLNSIVQTSFTFRLPFCGSHHINHFFCDVPPLLQLACTDTSLNELVMFGLCGCIVVSTTFVILVSYSFITMTVLKMRSAAGRRKVFSTCGSHLTAVSLFYGTAFVIYAQPGGVDSLEQGKIMSISYTLVIPMLNPLIYSLRNKDVKEALRRLWQRHAAT